ATGGACTAGAAGGTGCCAGTGATCTCTCTGTGTCTGATGCAGAGGGTGGGGTGGCAGGACCAGCATTGCTAAAATCCAGGGCTGAAGTTTCTGCAGCAAAGGCCATTAGATCCATGCCATCAGGCAAACGGCTACGATAACGCAGGTTGCGAATCCGGGCCTTCTCTCTGTCCTTCTGTACTTGTTCTTGCGAACGCCTCATGCGAGCAAGGCGACTTCTCAGGGCATTCATCTGCTTGTAGCGCTGGTACACCTCTGGATTGCGCTTAAGCTTTTCTCGGTACTCCCTCATGCGCTCAGCTGGTGTCATAGTGCGTTTGGAAGTTCTTTCTCCTGAAGTTGATGCACCAGACTGGGACACCGCAGGGAATGGACCACAAGGGGCCGATGCAGTGGTATTCCAGGCTTGCAAAGAGACTGTGGCAGAGGTtgcagaggaagaggaggaggagggagaggaagcAGATGAATGGTGATAGAGACCTTGACGCCAGATGGCATGCATGTACGTCTGGGCCAGACGGTGAAAGGCCAAAGGGTATTGAGGAGCAAATGCCCCAACCCCCATGGTGCCGAAGGCTGCGGCTGCAGCCCCTGCCATGGCCATGCCACCAGGAACACTGAATCGGGCACCTGCACGACACACACCAGTGACAGCACTGTCATTCACTTTGCTTTTACTATGACATCTtcttctcaaataaaaaaaatcttcatttaagTTTTGACCTTCACTCATGTTACTGCTACACTTTCTCAttgttttttaactgtttctaACATAATTCACAATATTTCAGTAAAGATTTGTTTAGCTGTTCAAGAAAATTCTGGTTTGCACATTTAAGAAAAAGCATTCCTATTTGTCACACTAAGTAACAGAATatgttttaaaggaaatttatCATACAATGTCGTGCCTGATTCAGTGACCTGACAAACAGTGAACATAGCAGGGGAATTGATATAAATGCAATTGGATATATTCTGTTAACAAAATACTTGACAAACACTATATTAAAGTCTCTTCAAATGTCCACCATCCCTATAAGGCAAACATGCTAATTATCcactgtaaacaaaaaagtacacaaGAGTATTATAAAGCATCATTGTAAGAAATGTAAATACTTGGTCCATGATAATGGGTAACTCATATGTttacaacattttctttaattgataatcgttttaaaaattgtttctgaaaAATTTAAGTACCACCAAAGACAAGCAAGTTTAAACCAGAATCTTCATCCCCAAAATATCAACTGTTCATGTTTATAGAAAACTGTCAGTgtcatttgtcaaaacaaaattttgaaaaccTCTTCACTTGACAATGTTTTAATAGCATCACTTTAATATGATGAGTGAATACTTAACTATTTAAGTATTCAAAATAACTGTGCAGCACACAAAAGCATGAAATCCTCCACTTATAACCAATTGATAGACAGTTTAGTGTTTGCTTGTGGTTTAATGTGATTTGCTTGGTAACTTTCATTAAAAGTTTGCCAAAGTAACTCTCCAACTAGATTAATACAGTTGTACTGcaattaaaaagtagaaaaataagtGACAACaacaattcatttttttcaataaccAATAGTTTGAGCAAAACAAACTTCTTACTTTATATTATCTATGATAGCAACTGAACACTTAATACAACCAGCTAGCTAGCCAGTCACAGTAGGGTACTGACATATTACCTTACGTATCCCCtaaatcaggggtgggcaattaattttcccaaggcaAACTAAGTTCTGATCTGCCCCTTCTGTCAttcctctctcttctttttttttttaaagaatcaaGTTTCTTACCTTGCCTGGCAGCAGTCCAAGGCAAAGGAGCCAAAAAATAGTCATAGTCTTGTCTAGACTTATGGTAAGGCATTTCACAACACAGATGTTTAAGTACAGTGCCAATAAACATTACTGGCTGCATTGTATGGCCACTAATACTGTACATACACTGAGCAATATCAGTATCATCAGTACCGCACATTACACATACAGTAAGGCTATAGATTTATAAACGGCATTAAAAAATCAGGTTTTTgaagtatacatatatgtgaCAGTCTTTTATGGAATGAATGGCTGCCAGCCCATCGTGCAGTATCAATCAATAATAAGCTACAAAaatcacacatatacacatgcttATACCAATATTCTACAGTTAATAACTGATACCTATTGTCTCTCACCTGGATGAGACAGGTGTGTTGGCTTTTGTGCACTAAGTATCTGCTGCATAAATGCCTCTTGCACATAACTCTGTCTTCCAACATCTGAATCTGCAAGCACATTAGAAATGACAAaatgataaggaaaaaaaaaaatgaaagcatttgCCCTACCTACTTCAAACCTGATAAACAACACCCAACAGCAACTGGTCTAAATTAAAAGAATGATTACTTTAGTTTCAATATTTAAGATGAGAAAGGAGAGAATGGGTGCATTCTATGCAACACTTAAAAGAATTATGTGTAATGTAGTGAATAACAAAGTTTCATTTACCGTTATACATGCCATTTCATCCATTGTGcaaaagaacattaaaaactgAGTGAAACTGCAATTGATAGCaatgtaaaatttaagaaaGTTACCAGCATGAGATGATAGAGATATTGCTTGAACAACGCAAGTTATTTTACAATGGGCTATTTGCAATAAAAGTTTTAGAACTTATCTGGCATACCTACTGTTTCCTGAGTCCAGCTTTATAGCTTTCGAACAACCTGATAATTTTTTGTTAGTTCAGTGTATAAGCATATGAGAGATGTGAGAATTCAGAGCACtagtaaataaattatgatgAAAGAGTAATTTTTAAACCAAATTCATTCTTAAAGTGGTTCTTTGATtggttttcactttttaaaaattctacttGTCTTTTCATCCTTTAATATCCACAAATTCATAATacagtatttattaaatatgATCCTCTCCCAAACATACCAACTAGGCCTCCCAAAGGACAGATAAAcgagtaaatgttttattttcaccaGCGCATATGATATGGTCCTTCATTTCGAAGTTACATGCATACATTTTGATCGCTaattttctgtcactttttgTGTCAGCCATCAGAACTGTTTCAAAATGATGCTAGTTGTTGGACTGCATATCACCCTCTGCTTTTCATTCTAATACTTAACTATACATTATGTACTGATTATAGCTTTATATAGAAGAGCATTTGTTATAAAGAACAACATGACTCTACTTCATGCCTGACTATGCATTTAAGATAAAAATCAGTCTTGTCTCTTCAATCTCCAAATTGTGCAGGACAACTGAAAAAGCCAAGATGCATGAAGAAAAAGGTCTGAACTAAGTACAAAAGACAACTGGCATTACATAAACAAGGCATTACTACAATGAAAGGTGTACCAAAATAATTTAGTAGTCTTGTTGGTAGATCATTGTTTTCTCATTCTGCATCTGTTTTTGCTTTATGCTAAAAGCTCTTGGGGATGGAAAACCTTAGTTAAATGGTCTTCCTTAAACAAGacactgaaaatatattttactgtgaTATTTTGTCAGCCTAAAATCCACTTTACAAGTAACAATAAGTTTAACAACATAAAGACAGCAATCTTCCCTTTGTTTTCAGTAAGTTAAACACACgctcaaagtttttttttccataaatgcTTATCATGAAAGGGgatgtatgtgagtgagagaaagagagttttgGGAGGAAGGTGACAGAGATTACACGAGACAGACTcttatttgttatctttagaGGAAGGACTTTCATCATTACATTTTTCCAGGTCACTGAACATATATAAattacacattctctctttcaccaTACTGTTTATTGACTACAACATACTTTTTGCTAGACAACATAAAGTCACTGACGCAATACAAAAAGTAATCACATTGTGAATATTGGTGTATGCAGATATAGCAATAAAGCAGCTGTATGCAATAACTTCAATGAAAAATCACTTTATCACTGGTATAAGATATGCATACTAATTGGTTTTTAATACTAACTGgattaactatttttaaaaagaaaaaaacaagctcCAAGAAAcgcaaaaatattaaacaccTCCCTGATGCAACAACAACTGCtgagggaggaaaaaagtgCTAACCTGCACAATAATATTCAGAAATATATTACACAAAGTTGTACTAATTGTCATCAACAATTGTCATTCACTTAAATTTATATAAACCAGTCATGGTGACTTGAAAACTAGAATATATCAATAGGTTCTTGAAACTTTCTAggacattgttaaaaaaaaaaagaagattaaacaacaaataattttactaaaaatgctaaaaaatgtGATCACTTTAATACAACTACAGCCATataaaagaacttaaaaaatcaaaagacCGCTTTTAAAAATGGTCATTCACTTGTCCAGGGCATTTACAACATAACTTGCAaaccagcaaaagaaaaatatctcaACAATACCTATGAATTAGTGTTACAAGTACCATACTGTACTGTACCCTGTTTACTGGAAATCTTTTGCATCAAGCCCCTGAAAGATGCAGCATTACTTTCAACAATGATTAGTTTTCAGTAGTGTTGTGGCAGCACATTCCTAACAGGTTTCTCAAAAATACTTAAATTCTTTGTCATACCTTTGCTATCAAGAAAGTATgtcaacatgaaataaaaagaaattactatTAAAACTCTAACCATACTTAGGCTAGCATTATTCCTTGCAATGTGTGAAGCCCTATCATCAATAAAGTTAACATCCTTTTCAACTATCACTTTGTAAAGGGATTTTGCTTGTACATACTAAtctaaaacatttcttcccATCTAGCAAATCCCACTTGGATTTCCTGAATTATGCATTCTCAAACACAGCAAGAATGCAAATATAGGTTTCATGAATCATACTTTTCCCACAAATTCAGTCATGAACCAATGTGCATCTCTGCCAAAAAATGATGCacctgcatgtgtgcatgcatgtgcacacacacatacagaaaaaagaaagagaaaaagtcagACGTTAGATACTCAAGTATGCACATAGCAATACTGCCACCTACCTTGCTTGATTGGTTCACAAATGAATGACAGATGGAGgctaattaaaatgaaaaaagacaagTACAATTTGTGAGAAACTGCATCAACACAGTAGGACATTTTTAATTGTGAGAAGCAAGGGTGAAAAGTCACAATTCTAATCTACTGCATACATTCAGCAAGTAAAAGCTTGGATAACACACCATAAAGGCACTGACTGTCCTTAAACTATTGCTTGTCGGTTACTCAACCATATTCCAACAAAATACGAAaattaaatcaataaaaaataaactatagaGATGAATTAATGATTCCTAAAGGAAGAGTGATTCCTGTTTTAAACTGCTTGTCACCCAATAAGCACACATATAAAGATCATACTTGCAAGCAAGCAACTTCTCACGCATCAGTCCtgatttcttcaatttttttttttccatgatttCTTAGAACTCAtgataaacaaatataataattttcatgCCAACCTCTATATAACAGAGAAGTAACAATGAATGTTAAAAACTTACTTTGGAcaaagcatgcatgcatgcacacaaataaatctTGCTTTTAGATGAAAAGGTTTTATTCTATAATCTACACTTTGAAAGGTGATGATGGcaataataaagatgatgacatcaaaaataCTTAAAGAATGGAActcattgaaaagaaaaatatagagtTGTCTGAacaatgattatttttaaagcccTAGCAATAATCAGGTTACTGGAGTCAGCGTTTATATCTTGATGCACACCATTatgaacaaaatgtaaattagACAAGCTCtctcacaaataaaacaacagatcttaaatataaaagacatttaGTAACACAAACATAATGCTGTTCATTGTAAATTTCAAATGCACCTGCACAGCACTGAAGACCTAGAACATTATCTAtactacacaaatatacatgtacatgacaacatttgaatttatttaatttcaaaagaaCAGGCTCTGGATTACACAAAACGTTTCTAAGCAATATCTGTTACTGCTGCCATAATACAACacataatacattttttgtaatgtttcacaTGAGGCTTATGTAATACAATTATTCAAAATCTGGTACCAGTGTACCAAAATCTGGTACTGCAAAAGTGAATAGTTTTACATCTGTGGAAACTTTCTTAGGTACCAATTCAATACTAataaacgaaacaaaaaaaaatctgaactaCTACATATTAGCAAATTTCACTTTACAGAGCgttaaaagattttaataagTTTGGTAAAGTTACATTATACATAATACCGAGTTTTCTGAGCAACCTCATCTTTTTGCAGATGCTACatctatactttttttttccaagtgcaAAGAGATAAAGCTATAATTTGTATCAATCTGTTACATAATAAGATTCTCTTTTTGTGAACTCAAGTAACAGAATAAAGGATTTGATGTCTTGAATCCAGCTTCACGACTGGTTCATAAGCCAATAGTCTTCCATCTGTCAAACACTGTGTTCCTCAACAACACatgccagggcttctgctaaggctaaattctttggggtcccagggaccccttcttcagatttttaaggggtccctgttcttcgcccaactttggaggggaccccattgacgaaaattgaaggggtcctccgaacttttaatgcgtactgtacgcaattttttgcgtaagcagaagccctgcatgcTACAGCTGGCCACCTTGTGTGGTTGTGGCTTGAAGTGTTCTCTTATTTGCACAGCAGCGTGACTTATGCCTGTAGACACATGTTCGCCACTTGAAAGTTTCACCACAATCAGGGCAGCTGAACTGCATGCCCTTGTGCATAGAGTTGACATGGTCTACTAAAGAAGTTCTACTCTGGAAGGATTTTCCGCATTCCTCACACTGGTTGCTGGTGCCACTCTGCTTCCCACATGTCCACATGTGGCTCGACAGTTTCTGCTGATCCCAGAAGAGCAACTGACAGTAGGGACAGGATGCAGGGGTCTGAATGGGAACTGCCTGCTGTTGTATGTGGCCACATCTGGCCACGTGCTCAGTCAGCTTGCTGTTATCCAGGAAGGTGAGATGACACAAAGGGCAGGTAAGTGCATCTTGGTCTTTGTCCTGTAGAGTTCTCTGGCTGCACAAATTCTGGTGCTCCATAAGTTTGCCTTTGTCCCAGAATAGGATCTGGCAAAACTGGCATGGTAGGGGCAGTACCTCTGTGCTTCCTTCTGTACTAGACTGATGACTGGAGCTAGCAGCTACTTGGATGGGAAGTTCAGAAGAGGAATTCAGCAGACTCATctcatctgttttcatttttaaatcagaaatgttctctgcaTGCATGTCGACAGAAGCTTTGTTTTCTAATGGTACCAAAGTTGCACCATCAAAAGATGACAGATCTGGAGAATCCATGACTCGCATACGGTGAACAAGCCGCATATGCATGCGCAGAAGTTTTGTGTTTCGAAACTGTGTGCCACAAACAACACACCTGATGTCCTCTCGCCGCAGCTTAGAAGTAGGACTAACAGGCTGTACAACCGGGAGGTGCATCTGATCAGCAGAATGAGGTGCATTGTCTATAGGACGTCCACCTGGCTTCTGCATTGGTGAATACCTACTTTGTGCAAGGGCATGTCTTGATCTAAAAGTGGCAGTAGGGAGTCGAGGCTGAGATACAGTTTGCATTGCCCCAGAATCTGCCCGAGATTGTGGATGGGATGGTGAAGGGGGTCCTAGTGCAAGCTCCCTCCCGCCTTGCCCTGTCCCCGCAACTGCAAGCACACGACAGGAAAACTGTGGTTTAACAGGGTGTCCCTATTCCCTGAATGCATTGGAAATGTCTTTCACAACATCACAAGGTCTGCTGGCATTACAAAAGTGGAGACATTAATTTGTTGAAACTTACAGATGATGTACCATGCAACCTTAAACACACCCTCTTGATCATGTTTGCTCATTCCTTTGGGCTGCACTTAATCAAGCACAGCTTATGCCAAACTTTAATGTGTAAAGAATTTGTGGGTACACTTTTTTGGGGAGATGGTGGAAAATCCCACAAAATCTTTTCACAGCAAAGTGTGGCTTAAGGTGTGGATGCTTAGTGCTCTTTGATACTGCTTGGcagcaacaataaaattcatgacATTTAAcacaacagttttcaaaaaaagtacTTAACATCAATTTTCTATTTGTGAAAAAGTGTGTGGGGTAGCCCTGACAGcttgacattaaaaatttacattCAATAGTTCTTATCAGAATAAAAGCTGGTCTTGCTACTTTACCAGTACTTAAAATAGTTAACATGCTGCCTCAGTGAAGCATTTTTAACTCGGtagtattttttcatttaggaATAGCATGCTCAAACAATTTTATCAGATATTTGGAGAGGTGTAGATGGTACTGCCAAtatatttgatgaaaaaaaaaaagtttagcaAAACAATTCACATTTTGCCTGCAAATGCAGTAAAATCATGTTCTTTTcctattattataattacaaaatcttttaaaaatccagAGCAATTACAAgggcaaacaataaaaaaactttgatatgTCTATGCAAATGCCTTTCTCACTATTCATAAAATATCTGAGTCATTCACAGACATGTAACCAGTGCTAATCGCTGCTATGAAATCACTGAAACTATCAAAAGTCCAGCAATAACTGAAAAACAAGACAGAACACAAGAATATATTTCTGCTctaagattttattttgaacataaTGAAAGCATTTCtacaaaatgaagtaaaaaaaagggATGTAAAAGTATGATGCAATAAAGATGGCTGACCACATTATTTTGCATCTTGTTGTGCAAGTGTACAGCATACAATAAATGGTCAAATGTGTAAGAAACAAACTGTTTGCAAAAGATTAAGTGAACATCAAGCAGTGGTCACATTGGCTTCTGACAATCACGTCATTATTTGGTCAAAATAACTACTGCAAGATTACTGTTTCACATCACAAAACTGAACATCCCCCACAACAGCAAATGGAATCTTTTAACAGAttctcaaagaagaaaaaaaaccaattcctttcttctcttttttaaaggaaaaagtaCAGCAGCACTCTTTCTACTCTATGTTTAAAGCATTGGACACAGCCTTGAGGAAATGAAATTACATTTCCGCAACTACACAGGACTCAGTTCAAAGCACATTTTTGAATTCTACAGCATCACCTTTGAAGATAACATGGgaagtcaacaaaaataatgagcaCCTGAGACTAAATTTCAACACAGACCTGACCACACCAGCACTAGCATAACTGTTGAATAAGCTGTTAGAATGTCATGCACAGGACACTTAGCGAGTTTCACCTGCTTGTTATTACTACTTTTTCATCAACTTTAACAATTCAATCACttcttttatacatttgtttacaagtctGTTTAATATGATCATGAGGTTATTGAACTTCTGTGGTTAGCATTCTTTACTTTAGAACAGAAAGTGGATGTCTCAAGGCTGCTCCAGGCCTTCAACTAGAAAAACTCCAACTGCCCACCCAGCAGCAAATTTATTTAACCTGATTTTATTGGGCTCTGCTTTCCACAAGCCATATATACGCATGGTGTACCACTCACAGTTCATTGCTTCTAATTCCACTCACCTATGGGACTTCCACCTTTATGTTGCAAAGAACACCTGCTTCTCTAAGTGAtgttattattttcacttgCTCTAAATTCTAATTAGGTGTCTTAAGAGTTTAAATGTTTAAACTCTCTTAGCAATTTCTGACATATCAAAAGATTGCAGTCCTTTGAACTCTAAAGGTAgtgaatttatttcaatttaacAAGACACAATGTGTCAAAAATTTTCATGAGCTGAATTGCTTCTATTATATGCAAGAGTAACTATATTTACAGATGATATCTACAGATATAAATGTTGTCACGGATTATATTTACTTCTACCATACTTATGAAGTACAACAGGTACCCCTGCTTCCagcataaaaaatttaattattcttcCCTTCATTCCCACCCCAACCCTCCAATACCTGATAAGAGAACACAGAGCAGCTGCTGGTAATATTCTCCATAAAAAAATCCTGCACTGTGGATTTAACTTTCTACATGAACTGCTTTGATTCCATGGAAACCAACGGCAATACACTGATAGTTGTTAATATCTTCTTCACCACATTTTAAATTGCCTGATAGcccataaatttatattatatacaacGCAATATATCACCCCTCAAAAAAGGATACAACCACTGCCTgcattttttgaaatgttccCTTCGTGTCATTTTACTCGTGTCattgaaaatgattttggttttctcacatttatcaaaagtaaaaatagcCTTTCTGCTTCTAATCTTTCCTGCTTGATATGCACTAACAACCAGCAAGCAACTTATATTAAAATCACAATGCCATTAACATAGAAGCAAAACTTTGATGTTCATTGTTTGTCACAATTGTGCTTTCAGCAGGGCACTTTGTGAGGCAGCTACTTTTGACAATTTTCAAAGCAGTGTTCTTTTTTGTTCAAACTACTGTCAGAAAGAAAGTGAATTTCATATAGAATAAATTGTTCCTTATAATACTCAGtttcaaatatgaaaacatTACTGTGTTTGTTCTTATTTACCTGAATGACTTTTGGTAAATGGACTGCAAACTATTATTTACCACTCTAAAAAAAGGTCAGAGCAATGAGGAGAACCATGTcataaaatgataaatgcaTGCAACATCATACCTTGggaagagagagacaggaaTGCGAGACACTTGCCAAGAAAATGGGAATAGTTGCAGCAAGAAAATTCTTTGTATGAGACACAAAGCATACCTAAAATCCACCTTTCTGCTGCATTAAAAGCTGAGTACTTTTATTCAAATGCACCATCTGTAAGTTAGATTCTTTCTCTGGCAAAAGACTAAAGCACATGCACATTTAGCAATGTACTGAATCACATCACATTACTATAAATTTCAATGGTGCTGCcacaacatttttatgttaaaatagcAAAGCCTTTCAGTTCACATAAAAAGAATTACAATAAAAGTGTTTAGTACC
This sequence is a window from Pomacea canaliculata isolate SZHN2017 linkage group LG5, ASM307304v1, whole genome shotgun sequence. Protein-coding genes within it:
- the LOC112563533 gene encoding uncharacterized protein LOC112563533 isoform X4, coding for MISFEDHAHNHSCSSGAAVRDKEGSERPASNSSSSERTDISSVFLGKDIEKRQQDCEGVVGQDGSIIVKAEPDDAAVEAAMEEEAEQQEHELLGIPSVSSVLPMAHQSALVANATHPSHAMFAAATLGHHGMFDSNLGAQDDSDVGRQSYVQEAFMQQILSAQKPTHLSHPGARFSVPGGMAMAGAAAAAFGTMGVGAFAPQYPLAFHRLAQTYMHAIWRQGLYHHSSASSPSSSSSSATSATVSLQAWNTTASAPCGPFPAVSQSGASTSGERTSKRTMTPAERMREYREKLKRNPEVYQRYKQMNALRSRLARMRRSQEQVQKDREKARIRNLRYRSRLPDGMDLMAFAAETSALDFSNAGPATPPSASDTERSLAPSSPSSDWEPPVSFGDPPTS
- the LOC112563533 gene encoding replication initiator 1-like isoform X3, encoding MISFEDHAHNHSCSSGAAVRDKEGSERPASNSSSSERTDISSVFLGKDIEKRQQDCEGVVGQDGSIIVKAEPDDAAVEAAMEEEAEQQEHELLGIPSVSSVLPMAHQSALVANATHPSHAMFAAATLGHHGMFDSNLGAQDVAGTGQGGRELALGPPSPSHPQSRADSGAMQTVSQPRLPTATFRSRHALAQSRYSPMQKPGGRPIDNAPHSADQMHLPVVQPVSPTSKLRREDIRCVVCGTQFRNTKLLRMHMRLVHRMRVMDSPDLSSFDGATLVPLENKASVDMHAENISDLKMKTDEMSLLNSSSELPIQVAASSSHQSSTEGSTEVLPLPCQFCQILFWDKGKLMEHQNLCSQRTLQDKDQDALTCPLCHLTFLDNSKLTEHVARCGHIQQQAVPIQTPASCPYCQLLFWDQQKLSSHMWTCGKQSGTSNQCEECGKSFQSRTSLVDHVNSMHKGMQFSCPDCGETFKWRTCVYRHKSRCCANKRTLQATTTQGGQL